A stretch of the Candidatus Cloacimonadaceae bacterium genome encodes the following:
- the rplQ gene encoding 50S ribosomal protein L17, which translates to MRHRVEGRKFGREMDARRLMIRNLVKSMVEHGQITTTLAKAKELRSHVERVITYGKANSVHARRLAYSVLGDRSLVKKLFDEIAPAFEGRNGGYTRVLKAGFRKGDSAPMAVIQFVEQSTIKPKKDTIKAKDLNK; encoded by the coding sequence ATGCGACACAGAGTTGAAGGTAGAAAATTCGGCCGCGAAATGGATGCCAGAAGACTGATGATCAGAAACCTGGTCAAATCCATGGTCGAACATGGACAGATTACCACCACTCTTGCCAAAGCAAAGGAACTCAGAAGCCACGTCGAACGCGTCATCACCTATGGCAAAGCCAATAGCGTGCACGCGCGCCGCCTTGCCTACAGCGTTCTTGGCGATAGATCCCTGGTCAAAAAACTGTTTGATGAGATCGCTCCGGCGTTTGAAGGCCGCAATGGCGGCTATACCCGCGTCCTTAAAGCAGGATTCCGCAAAGGCGATTCCGCCCCCATGGCGGTCATCCAGTTTGTGGAACAATCCACCATCAAACCCAAGAAAGACACGATCAAAGCAAAAGACCTGAATAAATAA